The nucleotide sequence TGCCATAATGATTGATGCAAAGAGAATAACTTGAAAATGATGCTTGATACCAAAGCTAAGGGTTCCTCTATTCATTGATTCCTCTCTCTTCAAGTTGGGATTTGCGGAAATAAAATGCGCAATTGCAGGCACCCATTATCTTAATCAAACCACTGTGAGTCAAATCGCCTGACGTAAGTTTTTCTTCCAGCGTCCCGGAAATTCTATTAAAATTTCAGGCGAAAAATTCGCGGGTATTGAAAGATTATCAATCGCTATCATCGAATGCCTTTACATCCGGTGGGAAGTTGTCATTTTATATGATAAATTCCGCCCGGAGTTTTGGAGAGGAAAGACCTGAATATGAAAAAAATTTGTAGCCTGTTGTTGATTCTATCACTGCTCAGTTTGATGCAATCGGTTAGCTTTGCCGGATGGCAGCGCACAACGGATTCAAAATCCAATAAAAATTATATAGAAGGCGAGTTGCTGGTTAGATTCAAAGACACGGCTACCGCGCAAGCCACGCGCAACGTCAATGCGACAGTCGGCGCAACCGTCCTGCACTCTTATGAACACGTTATCGGCAAATGGCAACACCTGAAATTACCGGAAGGCATGACGACAGATGCGGGGCTTGCCACTTATCGTTCATTTCCCGAAGTCGAAATGGTGCAACCCAATTTTATTTATCGTGTTGACGTGACGCCGAACGACCCGCAATTCGGTTCGATGTACGGGATGACGAAAATTTCTGCGCCAACCGCCTGGGATACGACAACCGGCGGCACCTCCATTATCGTCGCAGACATCGATACGGGAACCGATTACAACCATCAGGATTTGGCTGCGAATATGTGGCACAATCCCGGCGAAATTCCCGGCAATAATATCGATGATGATCAAAACGGTTTCATTGATGATGATGTGGGATACGATTTTTATAACAATGATCCTTCACCGCTCGATGGTCATGGACATGGCACACACACAAGCGGCACCATCGCCGCCGTCGGCAATAATGGTGTCGGGGTGGTCGGCGTCAATTGGACGACGCGACTCATGTCGCTGAAAACTCACGCCGATAATGGCGATTCGAGTTCGGCTGTGGTCATCGCCGCATTCAACTATGTGACGATGATGAAAAATCGCGGCATCAACATACGGGTCACCAGCAACAGTTGGGGCGGTGCGCCTGAAGCCGCAAGTTACGACCAGGCGTTAAAGGACGCGATT is from Acidobacteriota bacterium and encodes:
- a CDS encoding S8 family serine peptidase, with the translated sequence MKKICSLLLILSLLSLMQSVSFAGWQRTTDSKSNKNYIEGELLVRFKDTATAQATRNVNATVGATVLHSYEHVIGKWQHLKLPEGMTTDAGLATYRSFPEVEMVQPNFIYRVDVTPNDPQFGSMYGMTKISAPTAWDTTTGGTSIIVADIDTGTDYNHQDLAANMWHNPGEIPGNNIDDDQNGFIDDDVGYDFYNNDPSPLDGHGHGTHTSGTIAAVGNNGVGVVGVNWTTRLMSLKTHADNGDSSSAVVIAAFNYVTMMKNRGINIRVTSNSWGGAPEAASYDQALKDAIDAAGNAGVLNVFAAGNNGSNNDSTPFYPATYNSPSIVSVASSDSADNRSGFSNFGLTTVDIAAPGSGILSTFPGNQYGSISGTSMATPHVAGAAVLLLTANPNLSVASLKATLMNRVDQLANWTNLVASGGRLNVANALTNQTTCSFNLSQASQNFAAAGGSGSVNLTTNSTACSWGAFSNAAWIMVTSASGGSGNTTVNFSVAQNLGSARAGTITIGGQTFTVNQAGVSTCTYSLSNGSQNFTSGGGSGSFNVITQTACNWTASPNANWVSITSG